CTATGTGCACACACCCGATATTATGGGTCAAGGAGTCGTCCAAGCCATAGAAACAGCGGGTCTAAATCCAGCTGATTATTCAATTTCCGGTATCTGTATGGGACCGGAGGGACGGGAACTTATTAAAGAGGGCAAAATTTATTCAATTGTTCAACAACCGGCTATGGCATCCGCCGAGATTGGTGTCCAGCTTTTGTATGATATTGTAACAGGCAAGACAGATCTTCCTAAGAAGGGTGAGATTCTCAATGTTCCAAATGCACACTGGTCTCCCGCACCCATTGTTGATAATCCTCGTTGTAACGGGTTGATGATTAAATTGAATGCACCCGTTGTTCCGCAAGAAGTTAAAGCGGATGATCCTCGTCTGTGGGAAAATATTTTAACCAAATAAGCCTTATAATTTATTCTAACACATACTTTCGGCAGGTTAGGCGGTTTCCGATCCGGGCGAAAGTATGTGAAGAAAAACAGCAATGACATTAAGGGGAACCGACCCTGGTACAAATCATAAGCAGGAATCAATGAGACCTGCTTCCTTTTGACTCCTGAATAGTAATCGGTCCCATTGTATGATAAGCCAGGTGACTATTGAAGTCGTTAAATATTAATAAATTTATTGGGTAATAAACCATGTACCAAACAACAGAGCCGATGCTTGATAGAACAAAAAAAGTTCTTTTAAAATTAAAAAATATTTGCAAACTGTATCCTGGAACGGTTGCTCTTAATAAAGTAAATGTTAATATAAAAGCAGGTGAATGCCACGGTATTATAGGTAAAAACGGAGCCGGTAAAACGACTCTTGTAAAAATAATTTCTGGTGTAATACCACCAAGCACTGGAGAAATTTTTATTGACGGTAAATTGTGTCATAACCTCACCCGGCGACAGGCAAAAAAACTTGGAATATCTATTGTTACTCAAGAACCTCAAATAATACCGGAATTTACGGTTGCCGAGAATTTATTATTTCCAGATTACCATTGTATGTTTGGAAAACAAATTAGCTGGAACAAAATATACAAAATAGCCGAAAAAGCTCTTTTGGACGCAAAGTTTCCAATGCAGCTTGATGCTACTGGCGCAGATCTAAGTGTCAGTGAACAGCAACTTTTGCTTGTTATTAAAGCTTTTTTTGTAGATCAAAATAATATCGTTATTCTGGATGAAGTCACCTCAGCTCTTTCCCAAAAAGATCAGGAATATTTATTTGAGCTAATTGATCAGCAGAAACAACAGGGTAAGGCGATTATATTGATATCTCATCGCATGTCAGAAATAATCAGGATGTGTGATAGCATCACTGTATTAAGGGATTCAGTGATTGTTGTTAGTAAATCCAAGGGTAAAATGGATGTAAACGCTCTTTCTAAATTAATTATTGGTGATAATTATGTAGCTGAAACCCCTGACGAAAACAAAAAGGAATCCAAAGTTTATACCAAGCCAAAGTCACTTCTGAATATTAACAATTTAACCGTCGCCGGTAAGTTTAATAAAATTAATCTTGCTTTAAACCAAGGTGAAGTGGTTGGACTCGCCGGACTGCGCGGGAGCGGTCGCACTGATTTAATGAAAACTATTGGCGGGGCTAATTGGCGTGATGCTGGAGAAATCCTTCTCAATGGGACCCCCATAAATTTTAGGACCCCAAAAGATGCTTTTCGGGTTGGTGTCGCTTATTTGCCCGAAGATCGTGATGGAGAGGGCCTGGTGGAGATACTGAGTGTAAAAGATAATATTTCGTTATCCTCTTTAATGAAATTTACCAATAAGTCGATAATCGATACTCACAAAGAGAGCTCGACTGCTCAAAAATTTATAGATTTTCTCGATATTAAGGTTAGCACCCAGTTACAGCAGGTACAAACACTGAGCGGGGGAAACCGGCAGAAGGTTGTTATCGCCAGACTAATGGCCGCAGAACCTACTGTGTACCTACTCGATGAACCTACCAAGGGTATTGATATTATGGCTAAAAATTTTATCCTTAATATTATTCGAAATGATTTATCCAAAGCCGGTGGTGTTCTGATGACTTCTCCAAGTGTAGAAGATCTGATGTTAGTGTGTGATCGAATTATTGTGCTTTATGACGGCAGTATAGTCCATGAATTTAATAGAAATCAGTTTAATCCTAATCAAATTTACCTTGCCATACAAGGGGTCAATGTTCGGCCTGAGAGCAAGGCCGTAAAGGAAGGGTAACTATGCCAAAAAAAATGCATTTCCAACTCTTTGTTCTAAATAACCTGATCTGGGCAATTCTGATCATATTTTTTTCGATAAATGCCCTATTTACACCGAGTTTCATGCAATATGACAATGTAATTAATATCTTTTATCACTCCTCTATCTTGGGTATGCTTGTTCTAGGGCAAGGCTTAATACTCCTGACAGGAAACCTGGATCTTTCCCTTGAATCGACACTTGCATTTGCACCGGCAGTTGCAATGATTACAGCGACGCAGTGGATTCCTGGATTAAATCCATATGTAACAATTTTATTGACTTTGATTATTGGCGGTTTAATCGGTTTTTTTAATGGAAGTATTGTTGCTTATTTAGGAATTCATTCCTTTATCCATTCATTGTCAATGCTGATTATTTTGCGAGGTGTCACACTTTTTTTAGTGCCTTTTGCAATATTTAAACTTGACCCAGTTTATTCCTTTGTCGGAAATGAAAGAATAATAGGTAATATGCCTGTTGCGGTAGTTTTAATGTTCGCCGTCTTTCTGATAATGCATTTTGTTATGGGTAAAACTCCTTTCGGACGGTATTTGCTTGCCACAGGAGGTAATCCTGATGCAAGCTATATTTCCGGAATAAATACTAAACAGATAGTTACATACGCTTTTATATGTGCTGGAGTCTTGGCTGCAATAGCTGGTTTGCTAGCTGCCGGAAGACAAGACGCAATAAATAACACGATGGGTAAAGATATGGTTTTACTCTCATTTGCAGGTGCAATTTTAGGCGGGTGTAGTCTGGACGGAGGGAGAGGAACACCCCTTGGAATGTTAGGTGGTGCATTACTTTTGGGGATGATTGATAATTCTCTTACCTTGATCGGCGTAAATGTTTTTCTGCTATATGCCTGTTATGGTATTATTATTTTTCTTGCTGTGCTTCTTGACCGGGCAAAAACAAAATGGCGTGACCACCTCTTTCACCAGGAAAGTTTAAGAAAACTTGAAGAAAATGTTGAGCAACGAGTCGCTTGCAAAACTGCATCGGCATAACCCGAATCAAAGGAAACAAATATGAAAGCGGCACAGTTTTTTAAAGCTAATACTTTGCGTATAGAAGAAGTCCCTGACACTCAAATCGAAGAAAAAAACCAAGTCAAAGTAAAAATCTCTGCTGCCGGCATTTGTGGATCAGACTTACATGTTTATCGTTCAGGTGCATATATCACCCGGACACCGATCACTATGGGGCATGAATTCTCAGGGCAGGTTACTGAAATCGGAGATAAGGTTAAAGATTTTAAGGTTGGTGACTGTGTAATTGGAGATTCCCGCGTATACTGTTATAATTGCAGATATTGTCTCGCAAAAAAGTATAATAATTGTGAAAGTTTAGGATTTCTCGGGGAAGTGTGTGAAGGTGCATTCGCTGGTTCGATAGTTGTTCCGGCTAAAAATCTTCTTAAAATATGCAAAGATGTTCCTGCCCCGATAGCCGCCCTTGCTGAGCCATTAGCCGTAGCCCTACACGCTATTGGTAAAAGCATAACTGAGGGAAAAAGAATTTTGATATTTGGAGCGGGGCCTATAGGTGCTCTGATACATGCTGTTTTAATAAAACGGGGTGTTAGCGATATCACTATTGCAGAAATCTCTGAATATCGGCGTGGTGTGATTTCAGAGACCCAAAGTGATTCCATTATTACCGCCATACCAGAAGGAAAATTTGATTTAATTTTTGAGACAACCGGCTCTGCAATTGTGTTAAAAGACCTTCTTCCCAAAGCCTTGGACAAGGATGCCGAGGCAATTCTCGTTGGCCTTTTCTCCAAAGAAATGCTGTTTAATTTTACTGATATTGTGGAGCACGGGTGGAAATTTATAGGGAGCAACTGTTTTGATAAAGAGTTACCTATGGCGGTAAAATTGTTAGAGGATAACTATAAAGATTTTCAGCATGTTGTGAGCCATCAACTGCCAATCATAAATACTCAGGATGGATTTGATCTTCTTTTATCTCCAGAAGCAAAGGCTATGAAAGTTATCTTAATACCCTGAAATAATTATATTGGATGATGAGTCAACTATATTTCTTGTTTGGTCCAATTAGATTTTGACTATAAGACCATGAAACAATTGATAGAGACAGGAAATTTTTCTGATTAATCAGTCCTTTCCATCCACCAGGATTTCATGCAACTTTTTTTCAAAAAATTCTGACCTTTGGTAATTCGACAAAGTTGCGGAAAAAATCAATAAAATTGAACAGGAAGCTGATGATCTTCGGATCAATTAATGATCAAGAGACTTTAAAGCAGAACCAATAATATTGATTATTACAGGAAGAATATAATCTGACATCACTTCTGTCTTGGTATCCTGAATCTTTATTCCCGGAATAAGGACAATATGGCTTAAAGGATATTTTTTCAGGGTTGATAATTTTGCATCTGCTGAAAATCCTACCTGTATGCGCTTATCCCGAATAATAACTCCTTAAATTTCATACCCAAATCATATAAAAGAAAGGAAAAATAAATAATATGAAAAATATTGATGTTTCAAATGCAATGACCATTAAAATGGATGAGATTTTTACACAGCTTCCCCCCATGCCTGATTTTGAAGAAGGAATCAGAAGAGCGCCAAAACGGCCCATGACCCTTAATCGAGGCGAAGTCCAGCTGGCACTGAAAAATGCTCTGCGATACCTGCCCGAAGCCTGGCACGAAAAAATGGCGCCTGAATTTTTGGACGAACTTTTAATTTATGGCCGGATCTATGGGTATCGATTCAGACCTGTGGGTCGTATTTATGGTAAATCCATTGACGAGTACAAAGGAAAATGTGTTGAAGGCAAAGCGTTCCAGGTGATGATAGAAAATAACCTGGATTTTGAAATCGGGCTGTATCCCTATGAAATGGTGACCTATGGTGAAACCGGTCAGGTATGCCAGAACTGGATGCAATACCTGATCATTAAAAAATATCTTGAAAATATCACCCAGGATCAGACCCTTGTGGTTGAATCCGGACACCCTCTGGGACTGTTTAAATCCTCTCCTACATCTCCCCGGGCCATTATCACCAATGCCCTGATGATCGGGCTTTTTGATGATCAGGAAAACTGGGAACGGGCCATGTCCCTGGGGGTTGCCAATTATGGACAGATGACGGCCGGCGGATGGATGTATATCGGTCCCCAGGGAATTGTACACGGCACCTATGGTACGCTTCTAAATGCCGCCAGGCTTGAGCTGGGTGTTCCCGAGGATGGAGATCTTACAGGAAAGCTTTTTGTCACATCCGGTCTTGGCGGCATGAGTGGTGCCCAGGGGAAGGCTATCGAGATTGCCAATGGGGTCGGCATCATCGCAGAAGTTGACGAATCCAGGATTAAAACCCGGTATGATCAGGGGTGGGTCAGCATGGTTACAAAAGACCCTGGTGAAACCTTTAGCGCAGCAAAAAAAGCAATGGAAGAAAAAAATGCCCTGGCCATTGCCTTTCACGGGAATGTGGTGGATCTGCTGGAATATGCTGTTGACAACGATATTCACATTGAGCTGCTGTCCGATCAGACATCTTGTCACGTGGCCCATGGCGGCGGATATTGTCCCCAGGGCCTGACCTTTGAACAGCGCACCGACATGCTTAAGGATGATCCTGAAAAATTTATTGAAATGGTGGATAAAACCCTTGTTCATCATTATAAACTCATTAAAGCCCTGGTGGACAAAGGGACCTATTTCTTTGATTACGGCAATGCATTCATGCGGTCTGTCTTTGATGCAGGAGTTACCGAAATTTGTAAAAACGGGGAAAATACCCTGGACGGCTTTATCTTTCCCTCCTATGTTGAAGATATCATGGGGCCTTTGATGTTTGATTATGGTTACGGCCCCTTTAGATGGGTATGCCTCACCGGTAAACAGGAAGATCTGTTAAAGACAGACCAAGCAGCCATGGGCTGCATTGATCCGGACAGAAGAAGCCAGGACCGGGATAATTATATCTGGATCAGGGATGCCCATAAAAATAAGCTGGTGGTTGGAACCCAGGCCAGGATTCTCTACCAGGATGCCATGGGCCGGGTGAACATAGCCCTTAAATTCAACGATATGGTCCGGCAGGGAGAGATAGGGCCCGTGATGCTGGGCCGGGATCACCACGATACCGGCGGAACAGACTCCCCCTTCAGGGAAACGGCAAACATCAAGGACGGCAGTAATATCATGGCGGATATGGCTGTCCAGTGCTTTGCCGGAAACTGTGCCAGAGGTATGAGTCTTGTGGCCCTGCACAATGGTGGCGGCGTTGGAATCGGCAAGGCTATTAACGGCGGATTCGGCTTGGTCCTTGACGGAAGCTCACGCATAGACGACATCATAAGACGGGCCATGCTCTGGGATGTCATGGGCGGTGTTGCAAGACGTTCCTGGGCACGGAACGAACATTCCATGGAGACCTGTGTGGAGTTCAATGAAATGTGCAAAGGCGAGGCCCATATTACCATCCCCTACCTTACCGATGAGGCCATGATCCAGGCGCTGGTGGATGAAAAATTAAAAAAATAAATTATTTAAATCTTCCTTGGGTTTTCAGCTGGCAGATGATGTCTGGCTGGAACCCCAGGGAAAAATGCCGAGAGAAAAAAATATGAACGGAAATCTAATCATAAAAAATGCTTCCCAAGTGGTTACCTGCAGCGGATTTAAAGCAAAGCAGGGAAAAGAGATGTCTGATCTTGGCATCATCGAAGAGGGTGCCGTGATCATCCAGGATGGCATCATCAAAGATGTGGGTAAATCCAGCGAGATTCTCAAGGATTTTAATACCGAAGGGTTTAAGGTGATTGATGCCAAAGACAAGGCGGTGCTCCCCGGGTTTGTGGATTCCCACACCCATTTTGTTTTTGGGGGGTACAGGCCGGATGAGTTTGCCTGGAGGCTCCGTGGAGACAGCTACATGGATATCATGAACCGGGGAGGGGGCATTGCAAATTCAGTCAAAGCCACCCGGAATGCCACAAAACAATCTCTTGTGGTTTTGGGGTTAAAGCGACTGGATTCCATGATGGCCTTCGGGGTGACAACCGTTGAAGGCAAGAGCGGTTACGGGCTGGACCGTGATACTGAGATCAAGCAGCTTGAGGTGATGAAAAAATTGGGAGACAAACATCCTATGGATATTGTATCTACTTTTCTGGGAGCCCATGCAATTCCTCCTGAATTCAAGGGAAAAGAGGATGAATTCATTGATCACATCATTGATATGCTGCCTGAAGTGGCTGAAAAAAAACTGGCTGACTTTTGTGATATCTTTTGTGAGAAAAATGTTTTTTCTCTGGATCAGTCGAAAAGATTGCTTTTACGGGCAAAAGAACTGGGGATGGGTGCCAAGATCCATGCAGATGAAATTGTCCAACTGGGCGGTGCAGAGCTTGCTGCGGAGGTGGGAGCTGTGTCTGCCGACCATCTTCTCCAGGCATCGGACCAGGGCATAAAAGATATGGCAGAAAAAGGGGTTGTGGCAACTCTTTTGCCGGGCACGGCATTCAGTCTAAAAGAGTCCTATGCCCGGGGACGGTATATGATTGACCAGGGGTGCGCTGTTGCATTGGCAACGGATTTTAACCCGGGTTCCTGTTTTTCAGAGTCCATTCCCCTTATATTTGCCCTGGCAACATTGTACATGAATCTGAGTACTGAAGAAGCGATCACAGCACTGACCATAAATGGGGCTGCAGCCATCAACCGGGCCCAGAGCATTGGGAGTATTGACAAGGGAAAGCTGGGGGATCTGATCATCCTTGAGTTTCCATCCTACCGCTTTATCCCCTACCATGTGGGGGTCAATACTGTGGAAACGGTCATCAAGAAGGGAAAAATTGTTTTATCTGAAAAAAAATGATGCAATCCTTTGTTTGTACCCATCAATATATATGAATTGTAATTTTAGGAATAAAAAAAATGAAAAAGATAATCGAGTGTGTGCCCAATTTTTCTGAAGGGCGGGATGAGGCAATCATCAAGGCCATTGCCGATGCGATTCATGACACCCCAGGGTGTACACTGCTGGATGTGGACCCGGGCAAATCCACCCATCGAACGGTTTATACCTTTGTGGGGGATGAGAAAACCGTTATTGAGGGGGCGCTTGCAGCCGCAAGGGTGGCCAGGGAAAAGATCGATATGGCACTTCACAAGGGAGAACACCCCCGCTTTGGTGCCATGGATGTCTGCCCCTTTATTCCGGTGGCCAATGTGACCATGGAAGAGTGTGCTAAGGTTGCAAAAGAGTTTGCCAAGCGGGCTGCAGATGAACTTGAGGTGCCCTTTTTCCTTTACGAGGAAGCCGCCCAGCACGAGTCCCGGCGTA
Above is a window of Desulfotignum balticum DSM 7044 DNA encoding:
- a CDS encoding sugar ABC transporter ATP-binding protein; translation: MYQTTEPMLDRTKKVLLKLKNICKLYPGTVALNKVNVNIKAGECHGIIGKNGAGKTTLVKIISGVIPPSTGEIFIDGKLCHNLTRRQAKKLGISIVTQEPQIIPEFTVAENLLFPDYHCMFGKQISWNKIYKIAEKALLDAKFPMQLDATGADLSVSEQQLLLVIKAFFVDQNNIVILDEVTSALSQKDQEYLFELIDQQKQQGKAIILISHRMSEIIRMCDSITVLRDSVIVVSKSKGKMDVNALSKLIIGDNYVAETPDENKKESKVYTKPKSLLNINNLTVAGKFNKINLALNQGEVVGLAGLRGSGRTDLMKTIGGANWRDAGEILLNGTPINFRTPKDAFRVGVAYLPEDRDGEGLVEILSVKDNISLSSLMKFTNKSIIDTHKESSTAQKFIDFLDIKVSTQLQQVQTLSGGNRQKVVIARLMAAEPTVYLLDEPTKGIDIMAKNFILNIIRNDLSKAGGVLMTSPSVEDLMLVCDRIIVLYDGSIVHEFNRNQFNPNQIYLAIQGVNVRPESKAVKEG
- a CDS encoding ABC transporter permease, which encodes MPKKMHFQLFVLNNLIWAILIIFFSINALFTPSFMQYDNVINIFYHSSILGMLVLGQGLILLTGNLDLSLESTLAFAPAVAMITATQWIPGLNPYVTILLTLIIGGLIGFFNGSIVAYLGIHSFIHSLSMLIILRGVTLFLVPFAIFKLDPVYSFVGNERIIGNMPVAVVLMFAVFLIMHFVMGKTPFGRYLLATGGNPDASYISGINTKQIVTYAFICAGVLAAIAGLLAAGRQDAINNTMGKDMVLLSFAGAILGGCSLDGGRGTPLGMLGGALLLGMIDNSLTLIGVNVFLLYACYGIIIFLAVLLDRAKTKWRDHLFHQESLRKLEENVEQRVACKTASA
- a CDS encoding zinc-dependent alcohol dehydrogenase, giving the protein MKAAQFFKANTLRIEEVPDTQIEEKNQVKVKISAAGICGSDLHVYRSGAYITRTPITMGHEFSGQVTEIGDKVKDFKVGDCVIGDSRVYCYNCRYCLAKKYNNCESLGFLGEVCEGAFAGSIVVPAKNLLKICKDVPAPIAALAEPLAVALHAIGKSITEGKRILIFGAGPIGALIHAVLIKRGVSDITIAEISEYRRGVISETQSDSIITAIPEGKFDLIFETTGSAIVLKDLLPKALDKDAEAILVGLFSKEMLFNFTDIVEHGWKFIGSNCFDKELPMAVKLLEDNYKDFQHVVSHQLPIINTQDGFDLLLSPEAKAMKVILIP
- a CDS encoding urocanate hydratase — translated: MKNIDVSNAMTIKMDEIFTQLPPMPDFEEGIRRAPKRPMTLNRGEVQLALKNALRYLPEAWHEKMAPEFLDELLIYGRIYGYRFRPVGRIYGKSIDEYKGKCVEGKAFQVMIENNLDFEIGLYPYEMVTYGETGQVCQNWMQYLIIKKYLENITQDQTLVVESGHPLGLFKSSPTSPRAIITNALMIGLFDDQENWERAMSLGVANYGQMTAGGWMYIGPQGIVHGTYGTLLNAARLELGVPEDGDLTGKLFVTSGLGGMSGAQGKAIEIANGVGIIAEVDESRIKTRYDQGWVSMVTKDPGETFSAAKKAMEEKNALAIAFHGNVVDLLEYAVDNDIHIELLSDQTSCHVAHGGGYCPQGLTFEQRTDMLKDDPEKFIEMVDKTLVHHYKLIKALVDKGTYFFDYGNAFMRSVFDAGVTEICKNGENTLDGFIFPSYVEDIMGPLMFDYGYGPFRWVCLTGKQEDLLKTDQAAMGCIDPDRRSQDRDNYIWIRDAHKNKLVVGTQARILYQDAMGRVNIALKFNDMVRQGEIGPVMLGRDHHDTGGTDSPFRETANIKDGSNIMADMAVQCFAGNCARGMSLVALHNGGGVGIGKAINGGFGLVLDGSSRIDDIIRRAMLWDVMGGVARRSWARNEHSMETCVEFNEMCKGEAHITIPYLTDEAMIQALVDEKLKK
- the hutI gene encoding imidazolonepropionase; amino-acid sequence: MSDLGIIEEGAVIIQDGIIKDVGKSSEILKDFNTEGFKVIDAKDKAVLPGFVDSHTHFVFGGYRPDEFAWRLRGDSYMDIMNRGGGIANSVKATRNATKQSLVVLGLKRLDSMMAFGVTTVEGKSGYGLDRDTEIKQLEVMKKLGDKHPMDIVSTFLGAHAIPPEFKGKEDEFIDHIIDMLPEVAEKKLADFCDIFCEKNVFSLDQSKRLLLRAKELGMGAKIHADEIVQLGGAELAAEVGAVSADHLLQASDQGIKDMAEKGVVATLLPGTAFSLKESYARGRYMIDQGCAVALATDFNPGSCFSESIPLIFALATLYMNLSTEEAITALTINGAAAINRAQSIGSIDKGKLGDLIILEFPSYRFIPYHVGVNTVETVIKKGKIVLSEKK